From Variovorax sp. PMC12, the proteins below share one genomic window:
- the rpoC gene encoding DNA-directed RNA polymerase subunit beta', protein MKSLLDLFKQFTPDEHFDAIKIGMASPEKIRSWSFGEVKKPETINYRTFKPERDGLFCAKIFGPIKDYECLCGKYKRLKHRGVICEKCGVEVTQTKVRRERMGHIDLAAPCAHIWFLKSLPSRLGLVLDMTLRDIERVLYFEAYVITDPGMTPLKKFGIMSEDDYDAKRKEYGDEFIAKMGAEGIKDLLEGIELDSEIERLRGDLTGSEVKVKKNSKRLKVLEAFRKSGIKPEWMVLDVLPVLPPDLRPLVPLDGGRFATSDLNDLYRRVINRNSRLRRLLELKAPEIIARNEKRMLQEAVDSLLDNGRRGKAMTGANKRALKSLADMIKGKSGRFRQNLLGKRVDYSGRSVIVVGPTLKLHQCGLPKLMALELFKPFIFSRLEAMGIATTIKAAKKEVESGTPVVWDILEEVIKEHPVMLNRAPTLHRLGIQAFEPILIEGKAIQLHPLVCAAFNADFDGDQMAVHVPLSVEAQMEARTLMLASNNVLFPASGEPSIVPSQDVVLGLYYTTRDRINGKGEGLIFSDIGEVQRALDANEVELTAKVAVRITEYTKNKETGEFTPSTSLVDTTVGRALLSEILPKGLPFSNINKALKKKEISKLINVSFRKCGLKETVVFADKLLQNGFRLATKAGISIAIDDMLVPAEKHGIIERSAKEVKEIEQQYVSGLVTSGERYNKVVDIWGKAGDEVSKVMMAKLSKQKVIDRHGKEVEQESFNSIYMMADSGARGSAAQIRQVAGMRGLMAKPDGSIIETPITANFREGLNVLEYFISTHGARKGLADTALKTANSGYLTRRLVDVTQDLVVTEQDCGTHGGYLMRAIVEGGEVIESLRDRILGRTAADDVLHPENRSVLLKAGEMFDEDTIEALEAQGVDEVKVRTALTCETRFGICATCYGRDLGRGGLINIGEAVGVIAAQSIGEPGTQLTMRTFHIGGAASRAAIASSVEAKSNGSIGFNATMRYVTNSKGELVVISRSGEIVIHDEHGRERERHKVPYGATLTVKADQQIKAGHVLANWDPLTRPIITEFAGKTQFENVEEGLTVAKQVDEVTGLSTLVVIDPKRRGAAKVVRPQVKLIDASGAEVKIPGTDHSVTIGFPIGALVQVRDGQDVGPGEVLARIPVEGQKTRDITGGLPRVAELFEARSPKDKGMLAEMTGTVSFGKETKGKIRLQITDPEGTVWEDLVPKEKNILVHEGQVVNKGESVVDGPADPQDILRLLGSEELARYIVDEVQDVYRLQGVKINDKHIEVIVRQMLRRVVVDNIGETGYISGEQVERSEMLNTNDALRAEGKIPATFTNLLLGITKASLSTDSFISAASFQETTRVLTEAAIMGKRDELRGLKENVIVGRLIPAGTGMAYHQARKVKDAMDEAERRAIAESEAAELAGSGDSDAATTTVDASEGAATE, encoded by the coding sequence ATGAAATCGCTACTCGACCTGTTCAAGCAATTCACGCCCGATGAGCATTTCGATGCCATCAAGATCGGCATGGCTTCGCCCGAGAAGATCCGTTCGTGGTCTTTCGGCGAGGTGAAGAAGCCGGAGACGATCAACTACCGCACGTTCAAGCCCGAGCGCGACGGCCTGTTCTGCGCCAAGATCTTCGGCCCCATCAAGGACTACGAGTGCCTGTGCGGCAAGTACAAGCGCCTGAAGCACCGCGGCGTGATCTGCGAGAAGTGCGGCGTTGAAGTCACGCAGACCAAGGTGCGTCGCGAGCGCATGGGTCACATCGACCTGGCCGCGCCCTGCGCCCACATCTGGTTCCTGAAGTCGCTGCCGTCGCGCCTGGGCCTCGTGCTCGACATGACGCTGCGCGACATCGAACGCGTGCTGTACTTCGAAGCCTACGTGATCACCGACCCCGGCATGACCCCGCTGAAGAAGTTCGGCATCATGTCCGAGGACGACTACGACGCGAAGCGCAAGGAATACGGCGACGAATTCATCGCCAAGATGGGCGCCGAAGGCATCAAGGACCTGCTCGAAGGCATCGAGCTCGACAGCGAGATCGAACGCCTGCGCGGCGACCTGACCGGCTCCGAAGTCAAGGTCAAGAAGAACTCCAAGCGCCTGAAGGTGCTGGAAGCCTTCCGCAAGTCGGGCATCAAGCCCGAGTGGATGGTGCTCGACGTGCTGCCCGTGCTGCCGCCGGACCTGCGTCCGCTGGTGCCGCTGGACGGCGGCCGCTTCGCGACCTCCGACCTGAACGACCTGTACCGCCGCGTCATCAACCGCAACTCGCGCCTGCGCCGCCTGCTGGAGCTGAAGGCTCCGGAAATCATCGCGCGGAACGAAAAGCGGATGCTGCAAGAGGCTGTCGACTCGCTGCTGGACAACGGCCGCCGTGGCAAGGCCATGACGGGCGCCAACAAGCGCGCGCTGAAGTCGCTGGCCGACATGATCAAGGGCAAGAGCGGCCGCTTCCGCCAGAATCTGCTGGGCAAGCGCGTCGACTACTCGGGCCGGTCGGTCATCGTGGTGGGCCCGACGCTCAAGCTGCATCAGTGCGGCCTGCCGAAGCTGATGGCGCTCGAGCTGTTCAAGCCCTTCATCTTCTCGCGCCTGGAAGCCATGGGCATCGCGACGACGATCAAGGCTGCCAAGAAGGAAGTCGAATCGGGCACGCCGGTGGTCTGGGACATCCTGGAAGAGGTCATCAAGGAGCACCCGGTCATGCTGAACCGCGCTCCGACGCTGCACCGCCTGGGCATCCAGGCCTTCGAGCCGATCCTGATCGAAGGCAAGGCCATCCAGCTGCACCCGCTCGTCTGCGCGGCATTCAACGCCGACTTCGACGGCGACCAGATGGCCGTCCACGTGCCGCTGTCGGTGGAAGCGCAGATGGAAGCCCGCACGCTGATGCTGGCCTCCAACAACGTGCTGTTCCCGGCTTCGGGCGAACCGTCGATCGTTCCTTCGCAGGACGTGGTGCTGGGTCTGTACTACACGACCCGCGACCGCATCAACGGCAAGGGCGAGGGCCTGATCTTCTCCGACATCGGTGAAGTGCAGCGCGCACTCGACGCCAACGAAGTCGAACTCACCGCCAAGGTGGCAGTGCGCATCACGGAGTACACCAAGAACAAGGAAACCGGCGAATTCACGCCGTCGACCTCGCTCGTGGACACCACCGTGGGCCGTGCCCTGCTGTCCGAGATCCTGCCGAAGGGCCTGCCGTTCTCGAACATCAACAAGGCGCTGAAGAAGAAGGAAATCTCCAAGCTCATCAACGTCTCGTTCCGCAAGTGCGGCCTGAAAGAGACCGTGGTGTTCGCCGACAAGCTGCTGCAGAACGGCTTCCGCCTGGCGACCAAGGCCGGTATCTCGATCGCCATCGACGACATGCTGGTGCCTGCCGAGAAGCACGGCATCATCGAGCGCTCCGCCAAGGAAGTGAAGGAGATCGAGCAGCAGTACGTCTCCGGTCTCGTGACCTCCGGCGAACGCTACAACAAGGTGGTGGACATCTGGGGCAAGGCCGGCGACGAAGTGTCGAAGGTCATGATGGCCAAGCTGTCGAAGCAGAAGGTCATCGACCGCCATGGCAAGGAAGTCGAGCAGGAGTCCTTCAACTCGATCTACATGATGGCCGACTCGGGCGCCCGCGGTTCAGCGGCCCAGATTCGCCAGGTGGCCGGTATGCGTGGCCTGATGGCCAAGCCGGACGGCTCGATCATCGAGACGCCCATTACCGCGAACTTCCGCGAAGGCCTGAACGTGCTGGAGTACTTCATCTCCACCCACGGTGCCCGCAAGGGTCTGGCCGACACGGCGCTGAAGACGGCGAACTCGGGTTACCTGACCCGTCGTCTGGTCGACGTGACGCAAGACCTGGTCGTGACCGAGCAGGACTGCGGCACGCACGGCGGCTACCTGATGCGCGCCATCGTCGAAGGCGGTGAAGTGATCGAATCGCTGCGCGACCGTATCCTCGGCCGCACCGCAGCCGACGACGTGCTGCACCCGGAAAACCGCTCGGTGCTGCTGAAGGCCGGCGAGATGTTCGACGAGGACACCATCGAGGCGCTGGAAGCGCAAGGCGTCGACGAGGTCAAGGTCCGCACCGCGCTGACCTGCGAAACCCGCTTCGGCATCTGCGCGACCTGCTACGGCCGCGACCTGGGCCGCGGCGGCCTGATCAACATCGGCGAAGCCGTCGGTGTGATCGCCGCGCAGTCCATCGGTGAACCCGGCACGCAGCTGACGATGCGTACCTTCCACATCGGCGGTGCCGCTTCGCGCGCTGCCATCGCCTCGAGCGTGGAAGCCAAGTCGAACGGCTCGATCGGCTTCAACGCCACGATGCGCTACGTGACCAACAGCAAGGGCGAGCTGGTCGTGATTTCGCGTTCGGGCGAGATCGTCATCCATGACGAGCACGGCCGCGAGCGCGAGCGTCACAAGGTGCCGTACGGCGCCACGCTGACGGTCAAGGCGGACCAGCAGATCAAGGCCGGCCACGTGCTCGCCAACTGGGATCCGCTGACCCGCCCGATCATTACCGAGTTCGCCGGCAAGACGCAGTTCGAGAACGTCGAGGAAGGCCTCACGGTTGCGAAGCAGGTGGACGAAGTGACCGGCCTGTCGACCCTGGTGGTCATCGACCCGAAGCGCCGCGGCGCTGCCAAGGTCGTGCGCCCGCAGGTGAAGCTCATCGACGCTTCCGGCGCCGAAGTGAAGATCCCGGGCACCGACCACTCGGTGACGATCGGCTTCCCGATCGGCGCGCTGGTGCAGGTGCGTGACGGCCAGGACGTGGGCCCCGGCGAAGTGCTGGCGCGTATTCCGGTCGAAGGCCAGAAGACCCGCGACATCACCGGCGGTCTGCCGCGCGTTGCCGAGCTGTTCGAAGCCCGCTCGCCGAAGGACAAGGGCATGCTGGCCGAAATGACCGGCACGGTGTCGTTCGGCAAGGAGACCAAGGGCAAGATCCGCCTGCAGATCACCGATCCGGAAGGCACGGTCTGGGAAGACCTCGTGCCGAAGGAAAAGAACATCCTGGTGCACGAAGGCCAGGTGGTGAACAAGGGCGAATCCGTGGTCGACGGCCCGGCGGACCCGCAGGACATCCTGCGCCTGCTGGGTTCCGAAGAACTGGCGCGCTACATCGTGGACGAAGTGCAGGACGTGTACCGCCTGCAGGGTGTGAAGATCAACGACAAGCACATCGAGGTGATCGTTCGCCAGATGCTGCGCCGCGTCGTGGTCGACAACATCGGCGAGACCGGCTACATCTCCGGCGAACAGGTCGAACGCAGCGAAATGCTCAACACCAACGACGCCCTGCGCGCCGAAGGCAAGATCCCCGCGACGTTCACCAACCTGCTGCTGGGTATCACGAAGGCTTCGCTGTCGACCGACTCGTTCATCTCCGCCGCTTCGTTCCAGGAAACGACGCGCGTGCTGACCGAAGCCGCGATCATGGGCAAGCGCGACGAGCTGCGCGGCCTGAAGGAAAACGTCATCGTCGGCCGCCTGATTCCCGCGGGCACCGGCATGGCGTACCACCAGGCACGCAAGGTCAAGGACGCCATGGACGAGGCCGAGCGCCGCGCCATCGCCGAATCGGAAGCGGCCGAGCTGGCCGGCTCCGGCGACAGCGATGCAGCGACCACCACGGTCGACGCCAGCGAAGGCGCCGCGACCGAATAA
- the rpoB gene encoding DNA-directed RNA polymerase subunit beta, whose translation MAQSSAYSYTERKRIRKSFGNRDSVVEIPYLLQMQKDAYTAFLQAGIPPKQRTVEGLQAAFDAAFPIVSHNGFVEMKFLEYNLAKPAFDVRECQTRGLTFASAVRAKVQLIIYDRESSTSQSKVVKEVKEQEVYMGEVPLMTDKGSFIINGTERVIVSQLHRSPGVFFEHDKGKTHSSGKLLFSARVIPYRGSWLDFEFDPKDMLYFRVDRRRKMPVTILLKAIGLNPESILANFFVNDNFRLMDSGAQMEFVSERLRGEVARFDITDKSGKVVVAKDKRVTARHTRELEQGGTTHISVPEDFLIGRVIARNIVDADSGEILAKANDELTEALLKKLRTAGVQDVQVIYTNELDQGAYISQTLRIDETVDEFAARVAIYRMMRPGEPPTEDAVQALFQRLFYNPDTYDLSRVGRMKFNAKVGRDESTGPMVLTNEDILAVVKILVDLRNGNGEVDDIDHLGNRRVRCVGELAENQYRTGLARIEKAVKERLGQAEQEPLMPHDLINSKPISAALKEFFGASQLSQFMDQTNPLSEITHKRRVSALGPGGLTRERAGFEVRDVHVTHYGRVCPIETPEGPNIGLINSLALYARLNEYGFIETPYRRVVDSKVTNEIDYLSAIEEGKYVIAQANAALDKDGVLTGDLVSAREAGESILVGAERIQYMDVSPAQIVSVAASLVPFLEHDDANRALMGANMQRQAVPVLRPEKPMVGTGIERVSAVDSGTVVTATRGGIVDYVDATRVVVRVNDAEAAAGEVGVDIYNLIKYQRSNQNTNIHQRPIVKRGDKIAKGDVVADGASTDLGELALGQNMLIAFMPWNGYNFEDSILISERVVAEDRYTSIHIEELVVMARDTKLGAEEITRDIPNLAEQQLNRLDESGIIYVGAEVQPGDTLVGKVTPKGETTLTPEEKLLRAIFGEKASDVKDTSLRVDQGSQGTVIDVQVFTREGITRDKRAQQIIDDELKRFRLDLNDQLRIVEADAFDRIEKLLTGKVANGGPNKLAKGTKLDKAYLSSVEKFHWFDIRPAEDEVATQLESIKNSLEQTRHSFDLAFEEKRKKLTQGDELPAGVLKMVKVYLAVKRRLQPGDKMAGRHGNKGVVSKIVPVEDMPHMADGTPCDICLNPLGVPSRMNVGQVLEVHLGWAGKGVGQRIGDLLQQEAKVAELRKFMEQLYNGSGRPEDLSQLSDTELLAMAANLQSGATFATPVFDGASEEEIRGMLKLAYPDDIAKLKGLTETRTQAYLFDGRTGDQFERPVTVGYMHFLKLHHLVDDKMHARSTGPYSLVTQQPLGGKAQFGGQRFGEMEVWALEAYGAAYVLQEMLTVKSDDVQGRTKVYESIVKGEHSIEAGMPESFNVLVKEIRSLGLDIELERS comes from the coding sequence ATGGCCCAATCGTCCGCGTACAGTTACACCGAACGCAAGCGCATCCGAAAAAGTTTCGGCAATCGCGACAGCGTCGTAGAAATCCCCTACCTGCTGCAGATGCAGAAAGACGCGTACACCGCGTTCCTGCAAGCCGGCATTCCCCCGAAACAACGTACCGTCGAAGGCCTGCAGGCCGCGTTCGACGCCGCCTTCCCGATCGTCTCGCACAACGGTTTTGTCGAGATGAAGTTCCTCGAGTACAACCTCGCGAAACCCGCTTTCGACGTGCGCGAATGCCAGACCCGCGGTCTGACCTTCGCCTCGGCCGTGCGCGCCAAGGTCCAGCTCATCATCTATGACCGCGAGTCGTCGACTTCGCAGTCGAAGGTGGTCAAGGAAGTGAAGGAACAAGAGGTCTACATGGGCGAAGTGCCGCTCATGACGGACAAGGGTTCGTTCATCATCAACGGCACGGAACGCGTGATCGTTTCGCAGCTGCACCGTTCGCCGGGCGTGTTCTTCGAACACGACAAGGGCAAGACGCACAGCTCGGGCAAGCTGCTGTTCTCGGCCCGCGTGATCCCCTACCGCGGTTCGTGGCTCGACTTCGAGTTCGACCCGAAGGACATGCTGTACTTCCGCGTCGACCGTCGCCGCAAGATGCCGGTCACGATCCTGCTGAAGGCCATCGGCCTGAACCCGGAATCGATCCTCGCGAACTTCTTCGTGAACGACAACTTCCGCCTGATGGACAGCGGCGCGCAGATGGAGTTCGTCTCCGAGCGCCTGCGCGGCGAAGTCGCGCGTTTCGACATCACCGACAAGTCGGGCAAGGTCGTGGTCGCCAAGGACAAGCGCGTCACCGCGCGCCACACGCGCGAACTCGAGCAGGGCGGCACCACGCACATCAGCGTGCCGGAAGACTTCCTGATCGGCCGCGTGATCGCCCGCAACATCGTCGATGCCGACTCCGGTGAAATCCTGGCCAAGGCCAACGACGAGCTGACCGAAGCGCTGCTGAAGAAGCTGCGCACGGCCGGCGTGCAGGACGTGCAGGTCATCTACACGAACGAACTGGACCAGGGCGCGTACATCTCGCAGACGCTGCGCATCGACGAAACCGTCGACGAGTTCGCAGCGCGCGTGGCCATCTACCGCATGATGCGCCCCGGCGAGCCGCCGACGGAAGACGCAGTGCAGGCCCTGTTCCAGCGCCTGTTCTACAACCCGGACACGTACGACCTGTCGCGCGTCGGCCGCATGAAGTTCAACGCCAAGGTCGGCCGCGACGAATCGACCGGCCCGATGGTGCTGACCAACGAAGACATCCTGGCCGTGGTCAAGATCCTCGTCGACCTGCGCAACGGCAACGGTGAAGTCGACGACATCGACCACCTGGGCAACCGCCGCGTGCGTTGCGTCGGCGAACTGGCCGAAAACCAGTACCGCACCGGCCTGGCACGTATCGAGAAGGCCGTGAAGGAGCGTCTGGGTCAAGCGGAACAAGAGCCGCTGATGCCGCACGACCTGATCAACAGCAAGCCGATCTCGGCCGCGCTGAAGGAATTCTTCGGTGCTTCGCAGCTGTCGCAGTTCATGGACCAGACGAACCCGCTGTCCGAAATCACCCACAAGCGCCGCGTGTCGGCCCTTGGCCCGGGCGGTCTGACGCGCGAACGTGCAGGCTTCGAAGTGCGCGACGTGCACGTGACCCATTACGGCCGCGTGTGCCCGATCGAAACGCCTGAAGGCCCGAACATCGGCCTGATCAACTCGCTGGCCCTGTACGCCCGCCTGAACGAATACGGCTTCATCGAGACGCCGTACCGCCGCGTGGTCGACAGCAAGGTCACCAACGAGATCGACTACCTGTCGGCCATCGAGGAAGGCAAGTACGTCATCGCCCAGGCCAACGCGGCCCTGGACAAGGACGGCGTGCTGACCGGCGACCTGGTCTCCGCACGCGAAGCCGGCGAATCGATCCTGGTCGGTGCCGAACGCATCCAGTACATGGACGTGTCGCCCGCGCAGATCGTGTCGGTGGCCGCCTCGCTCGTGCCGTTCCTCGAGCACGACGACGCGAACCGCGCGCTGATGGGCGCCAACATGCAGCGTCAGGCCGTGCCCGTGCTGCGCCCCGAAAAGCCTATGGTCGGTACCGGCATCGAACGCGTCTCCGCGGTCGACTCGGGCACCGTGGTCACGGCCACCCGTGGCGGTATCGTCGACTACGTCGATGCGACCCGTGTCGTGGTGCGCGTGAACGACGCCGAAGCGGCTGCCGGTGAAGTCGGTGTGGACATCTACAACCTGATCAAGTATCAGCGTTCGAACCAGAACACCAACATCCACCAGCGTCCCATCGTCAAGCGCGGCGACAAGATCGCCAAGGGCGACGTGGTGGCCGACGGCGCATCGACCGACCTCGGCGAACTGGCTCTCGGCCAGAACATGCTGATCGCGTTCATGCCCTGGAACGGCTACAACTTCGAAGACTCGATCCTGATCTCGGAACGCGTCGTCGCGGAAGACCGCTACACCTCGATCCACATCGAGGAACTGGTGGTGATGGCTCGCGACACCAAGCTCGGTGCCGAAGAAATCACGCGCGACATCCCGAACCTGGCCGAGCAGCAGCTCAACCGCCTCGACGAATCCGGCATCATCTATGTCGGCGCCGAAGTGCAGCCGGGCGACACGCTGGTGGGCAAGGTCACGCCGAAGGGCGAGACCACGCTGACGCCTGAAGAGAAGCTGCTTCGCGCCATCTTCGGCGAGAAGGCTTCCGACGTGAAGGACACCTCGCTGCGCGTGGACCAGGGCTCGCAAGGCACCGTGATCGACGTGCAGGTGTTCACCCGCGAAGGCATCACGCGCGACAAGCGCGCCCAGCAGATCATCGACGACGAGCTCAAGCGCTTCCGCCTCGACCTGAACGACCAGCTTCGCATCGTCGAAGCCGACGCGTTCGACCGTATCGAGAAGCTGCTGACCGGCAAGGTCGCCAACGGCGGCCCGAACAAGCTGGCCAAGGGCACCAAGCTCGACAAGGCCTACCTGTCGTCGGTCGAGAAGTTCCACTGGTTCGACATCCGCCCGGCGGAAGACGAAGTGGCGACGCAGCTCGAGTCGATCAAGAACTCGCTGGAGCAGACGCGCCACAGCTTCGACCTCGCGTTCGAAGAAAAGCGCAAGAAGCTCACGCAGGGCGACGAGCTGCCCGCGGGCGTGCTCAAGATGGTCAAGGTCTACCTGGCCGTCAAGCGCCGCCTGCAGCCCGGCGACAAGATGGCCGGCCGCCATGGCAACAAGGGTGTGGTGTCGAAGATCGTTCCGGTCGAAGACATGCCCCACATGGCCGACGGCACGCCTTGCGATATCTGCCTGAACCCGCTGGGCGTGCCCTCGCGGATGAACGTGGGCCAGGTGCTCGAAGTGCATCTGGGCTGGGCCGGCAAGGGCGTGGGCCAGCGCATCGGCGACCTGCTGCAGCAGGAGGCCAAGGTGGCCGAGCTGCGCAAGTTCATGGAGCAGCTGTACAACGGCTCGGGCCGTCCGGAAGACCTCAGCCAGCTGAGCGACACCGAACTGCTCGCGATGGCCGCCAACCTGCAAAGCGGCGCCACGTTCGCGACGCCGGTGTTCGACGGCGCCTCGGAAGAGGAAATCCGCGGCATGCTGAAGCTCGCCTACCCGGACGACATCGCCAAGCTCAAGGGCCTGACCGAAACGCGCACGCAGGCGTACCTGTTCGACGGCCGCACCGGCGACCAGTTCGAGCGTCCCGTCACCGTCGGCTACATGCACTTCCTGAAGCTGCACCACCTGGTCGACGACAAGATGCACGCCCGTTCCACCGGCCCGTACTCGCTCGTCACGCAGCAACCGCTGGGCGGCAAGGCGCAGTTCGGCGGCCAGCGTTTCGGGGAAATGGAAGTGTGGGCGCTGGAAGCTTACGGCGCCGCCTACGTCCTGCAGGAAATGCTGACCGTGAAGTCCGACGACGTGCAAGGCCGTACCAAGGTGTACGAAAGCATCGTCAAGGGCGAGCACTCGATCGAAGCCGGCATGCCGGAATCGTTCAACGTGCTGGTCAAGGAAATTCGTTCGCTGGGTCTCGACATCGAGCTCGAGCGTTCTTAA
- the rplL gene encoding 50S ribosomal protein L7/L12, whose product MAFDKDAFLTALDSMTVLELNDLVKAIEEKFGVSAAAMAAPAAGGGAAAPAAEEKTEFNVMLMDAGANKVSAIKAVREITGLGLKEAKDLVEAAPKAVKEGLSKADAEAAKKKLEDAGAKVELK is encoded by the coding sequence ATGGCATTCGATAAAGACGCATTTCTGACCGCGCTCGACAGCATGACGGTCCTGGAACTCAACGACCTGGTCAAGGCCATCGAAGAGAAGTTCGGCGTGAGCGCCGCTGCAATGGCCGCTCCCGCAGCTGGCGGCGGCGCTGCCGCTCCGGCCGCTGAAGAGAAGACCGAATTCAACGTCATGCTGATGGATGCTGGCGCGAACAAGGTTTCGGCGATCAAGGCAGTGCGCGAAATCACCGGCCTGGGCCTCAAGGAAGCCAAGGACCTGGTGGAAGCCGCTCCCAAGGCTGTCAAGGAAGGCCTGTCGAAGGCTGACGCTGAAGCCGCCAAGAAGAAGCTGGAAGATGCCGGCGCCAAGGTGGAACTGAAGTAA
- the rplK gene encoding 50S ribosomal protein L11, whose amino-acid sequence MAKKIVGFIKLQVPAGKANPSPPIGPALGQRGLNIMEFCKAFNAQTQSYEPGLALPVVITAFADKSFTFIIKSPPAGVLIKKAIKLDKGSARPHTDKVGKITRAQLEEIAKTKMKDLTAADMDAAVRTIAGTARSMGVNVEGV is encoded by the coding sequence ATGGCGAAAAAAATCGTCGGCTTCATCAAGCTGCAAGTCCCAGCTGGTAAGGCCAACCCGTCCCCGCCGATCGGTCCCGCACTCGGTCAGCGTGGTCTGAACATCATGGAATTCTGCAAGGCGTTCAACGCGCAAACGCAGAGCTACGAGCCGGGTCTGGCACTGCCGGTGGTCATCACCGCCTTCGCCGACAAGAGCTTCACCTTCATCATCAAGTCGCCGCCGGCCGGCGTGCTGATCAAGAAGGCGATCAAGCTCGACAAGGGTTCCGCACGTCCTCACACCGACAAGGTCGGCAAGATCACGCGCGCCCAGCTCGAAGAGATCGCAAAGACCAAGATGAAGGACCTGACCGCGGCCGACATGGACGCAGCAGTTCGCACCATCGCCGGTACCGCCCGCTCGATGGGCGTGAATGTGGAGGGCGTGTAA
- the rplJ gene encoding 50S ribosomal protein L10 — MSLNRSEKEAVISDVTSLAAKAQTLVMAEYRGITVADMTKLRNEARSKGVSLSVLKNTLARRAVAGSAFEIVGDQMTGPLIYGFSEDAVAAAKVVADFAKTNDKLVIRGGAFGGKALDVDGVKQLANIPSKEVLLAQLLGLMQSPISRTARVLAALAEKRGGGEAAPADAPAEAQAA, encoded by the coding sequence TTGAGTCTGAATCGCAGTGAGAAAGAAGCGGTCATCAGTGATGTGACCAGCCTCGCCGCAAAAGCTCAAACGCTCGTGATGGCGGAATACCGTGGCATCACGGTGGCCGACATGACCAAACTGCGCAACGAAGCTCGCAGCAAGGGTGTGAGCCTGAGTGTTCTGAAGAACACCCTGGCCCGCCGTGCTGTCGCTGGTAGCGCGTTTGAGATTGTTGGCGACCAGATGACCGGTCCGCTGATCTACGGCTTCTCCGAAGACGCTGTGGCCGCCGCCAAGGTGGTGGCCGATTTCGCGAAGACCAACGACAAGCTGGTCATTCGCGGCGGCGCCTTCGGTGGCAAGGCCCTGGACGTCGACGGCGTGAAGCAACTGGCCAACATCCCTTCGAAGGAAGTGCTGCTGGCGCAACTGCTGGGCTTGATGCAATCCCCCATCTCTCGTACCGCCCGCGTGCTTGCGGCGCTGGCCGAGAAGCGTGGTGGTGGCGAAGCTGCACCCGCCGATGCACCGGCAGAAGCACAGGCCGCTTGA
- the rplA gene encoding 50S ribosomal protein L1 produces the protein MSKITKKQKSLEGKVDSNKLYPLADAITIVKDAATAKFDESIDVAVQLGIDAKKSDQVVRGAVVLPNGTGKTKRVAVFAQGAKAEEAKAAGADIVGMDDLAAMVKAGDMPFDVVIAAPDAMRVVGTLGQILGPRGLMPNPKVGTVTPDVATAVKNAKAGQVQFRVDKAGIVHGTIGRRSFDNDKLQGNLAALIDALVKAKPATSKGVYLRKVAVSSTMGLGVRVDTQTISAS, from the coding sequence ATGTCCAAGATCACCAAGAAGCAAAAGTCGCTCGAAGGCAAGGTCGACAGCAACAAGCTGTACCCGCTGGCTGACGCGATCACCATCGTCAAGGACGCTGCCACCGCCAAGTTCGACGAATCGATCGACGTGGCTGTGCAGCTCGGCATCGATGCGAAGAAGTCGGACCAGGTCGTGCGTGGCGCCGTCGTGCTGCCCAACGGCACCGGCAAGACCAAGCGCGTCGCCGTGTTCGCCCAGGGCGCCAAGGCTGAAGAAGCCAAGGCCGCCGGCGCCGACATCGTCGGCATGGACGACCTGGCCGCCATGGTCAAGGCTGGCGACATGCCTTTCGACGTCGTGATCGCTGCCCCCGATGCCATGCGCGTCGTCGGTACGCTCGGCCAGATCCTCGGCCCGCGCGGCCTGATGCCGAACCCGAAGGTCGGCACCGTGACCCCGGACGTCGCCACGGCAGTGAAGAACGCCAAGGCCGGCCAGGTTCAGTTCCGCGTCGACAAGGCCGGCATCGTGCACGGCACGATCGGCCGTCGCTCGTTCGACAACGACAAGCTGCAAGGCAACCTCGCCGCGCTGATCGACGCTCTGGTCAAGGCCAAGCCCGCGACCAGCAAGGGCGTGTACCTGCGCAAGGTGGCCGTGTCGTCGACCATGGGTCTGGGTGTCCGCGTGGACACGCAAACCATCTCGGCGAGCTAA